Genomic DNA from Prunus persica cultivar Lovell chromosome G1, Prunus_persica_NCBIv2, whole genome shotgun sequence:
CTTTTTTTGTCGCGGCGTACAGGCTGGCCGGTTGGTCTGTTCTGTGGAGCTCCGAAAATGGGTTTTCTGTGTTGAGTCCGTAAACCGAGCTGGACGACGCCCAGACAATCGACGGCTGAGGATTTGCTCTCTTCGCTACTTCCAGAAGGTTTACGAATCCGGCAATGTTGGAGCTCACGTAAGACTGCGGGTTCTGCATAGCGTACCGTACGCCCGCCTGCGCGGCCAAGTGTAGGATGTGAGTGAAAGGGACGACATCAAAGAGCTTCGTCAGCAGCGGCTCGTCGTTTAGGTCCCCCTCCACGACGAAAACCTCGTGCCTCTTCAGCAGGGCCTGCCGGGCCCGCTTCAACGACGGGTCGTAGTAGGAGTTGAAGTTGTCGAGGCCCAGAACTCCGTCTCCCCGTTTCTTCAGGGCGAGCGAGCAGTGGGTCCCGACAAACCCGGCAGCACCTGTTACCAGAACAGACATACCGTTGGGCCGCTTGGGAGTAGACGAATGACGCACCTGCTTCTCCCAGGCGGTCCCGCCCACTCCTCCGCCGTAAAAAGCAGAGGAGAGGAAATTATGGGTGGTGTGGACGTGGTGGGCCCCGCCGCCCATATGGTCTGAGAGGGGAGGGTAATTgatggtgaagaagaagatgaggacgAGGGCGACGAGGAGGGTGGCTCGGAAGAGGAGCTTGGAGGAGGCGTTGAGGAGCTTGGTGCTGTTGACTCTGCGGAGGTAGCTGTTGTAGCGCTCAAGCTTTATGGTCTTGCTTGTATCTGGAGGAGACGCCATTGCGGCAAATATTCCAatatatcaaatcaaaattatacCAAATATACCAATTTTCTGTGTTATAAAAACACAAGGGCTTCTTGGGTTTGAGAGAGCAGATAGATAAAAAGACAAAGGGACTCAGAGCTTGAACTTCGAATGAGCCCTGAATCTGTGAAGAGTGTGGAAAGATTAATAtaaagatgagagagaggaagagagagaggggttgGTGTTGGTTGGAGACcactttctttatcttttcttaattactcGTTTACAGATAGAAAGCGAGAGCTGCAGAATTGGACAACGAGACGAGATGGTCCCTCGTTATTACAATTATTACGTAAACGCCACTTGATTAcggaaattgaaaaattgaaaatgccaGCTATCTTTATTTGTACGAAAAAAACCCCAGACCATGTGATCCACGCGCTTCCAGGTTTGAACACTCTGATCTGATATGTCTCTGTGAGATGAGTGTAGTGTTTCAAAGTAgggaaattaaattaattaagccagaatttaattatgtttgaacaaataattaaattaaattaatttggaaTTAGTGGGAAAATGCCTCCCCCTCGAAACACCTCCTCCTTCACTTCACCCCTtgctaattaattagtttcgAGATCAAGGAAGGAGTGCTAATTATGGAAAGAGTATTATTAGAATAATCACGTGGATGTGTCactattattaaataatttaatttctttcatAAGGTCAATGGGATCAAAGTAATTCTATGGTTTCTATCTAGTTTTCCCAATCTATGTCTCAGccaaaggagaaagaaatcaaataaaaaaaagctgATTGTGACGTTTGTTACCGGTAAAATTATTATGAGAGAAACATTGTACACACTCATTTCGTGTTAATAATCTTTGACGGTGTTCTTATTTTAACAGTAAAACTATTTTCAGGAATTAACGTTGGATTTTTGTGTGCTGTAATATTCAGTATTTACCATGGATGTCGAAGCCAACAAGAGATGACAAAAGATAGGCGAAACTAGTCCTAGTCGGTGGTCTCAATTATAATCAAGTCATGGCTTTTATCTATTGGTGAGCTGGCGTCAAGTCTGTACTCAATTTACAAAGGATATGCGACTTCCCCAGCATCTTCGCTTATACATTTTCCTCCATGTAAGATAGGACTGATGGGAAAAGGAGAAACCAATGGCATGGAAATTAATGCATGAAATAAAAGtgataaaaaaatccaaataaacACTGAGAGgggattttaatatttattgttGTCAAAAATAATGGGAGAGTGATATGGAAAATGAGTTTGGGCAATTCCCTAATAaccccccccttttttttaagtacCGTTTAAGGAATCTTAGTCTCATGATCAAATTGCAGGACCATTGATTACTCATGTGATCTCAAGATTAAGATGTCTCAATCATGAATTCAGTGCTCATTTCAAATGTAATCTCTGATTTTAATCTTATTTTCTAATAGCTATCATGTCGGGAGATAAGTAATTGTTATGTAGATCTTTAGTTTTTGTCTATttaagttttcttctttttgtaatgaaagacaacattttattttattttattttgataaacCATCAAGTTTCATCCACAAAGGGCCAAATACAAGAAGGCCAAATCAAATTGACCTTTCTTGTGATGTGATTACACGGTCGTTTTAAGATGGCCCATATggtaaaaaaattgtatttttggaaGTCGTTTGCTACACAGAACTGTTTTGATATGGACTATACTTGGGGATTGTTTTGGCTTAGCTTGACTGGGGATTGTTTTGGCTTAGCTTGACTTAGTCTAAATTGGATAATACTTATTCTGCGTTTTCAcacaaattttgaactttagATTAGACTAAAATAAATGGCTGAGATTAAACAAACTAATTCTTTCatcttaaaataattataatttaatttaattaactttgctattcaattttctctatcCACATTTATATTTTCACATCTTCCTAAAAGCATCAACCTCCTCTCtcaacatcttcttcttctttttcatgactatccctttttttttctcacttcAATCTTCTTTTTGCCCACACACCATTTTCCTCCATAACAAGAAACAACGAACCCAACCCATATCGCAAAATCAAATACCCAGTAAGGATGATTGACGTAAGGAGGAGGAAGGTTGatctctgtgttttttttttcctttttttttacctgGTGTTGCTAAATTAAAACTTCTATTTTCCCTTgtagagaaaaacaaaaaaggatcAAGCATAGGGAATTTCAAgttaaccaaaataaaaagaaaggagcCATGGTTGCTGCTTCTCTCAGTCAATTAGTTGCTAACTTATTAcatattgaaataaaattgagaTTACTGATAAAGGGGGAAAAGATATTGATTGAGATTTATTGTGATCATCCCCAATGAAATTTCAAGAACTTAAGAGCATGATTACCTTGCCCTACCATGGAAGTCCCccaaattcgttctgaaactGAGTGGAGAGAAAGTTTATGTGTTTTCTGATCCTAACAATCCCATATCCGCTCGGTATTTTCTCAAACTCCATATGCATCGCTTTGTTTTGATCTAGGTATAAACCGTGTTAAAATAGATAGTATCAATTGCATATAATTAGTAGTAGGCAAATGGAGATTTTTGGCACATTGAGGCCGTGGAGGAGATTACCAACGCTGGGTATGGAGGAAGGGGGGGTGTAGAATTTGGGGACTGTGCAATTcataattattatattaaaataaaaataattagaatAAATGTATTAtttcaaagataataataaattagttGTGAGATTTAATCTGAGCCATTAATAGTGTTTAAATCTAaggatttaaattttttgtcaaaGACATGGTGCCACGGATCCgccccatatatatatatatacctgtatattataatatataatatatattgatatattataataactAGCTTCTCCACACGAGCTTCTGCGCCTatgagaggctttttttaaaaaaaattattttattttaaaattaaaaagataatatgtagttgtgttctataaaaatatgattcattatctgatttttcttttaatttttaatatgaaaaagtgtgaatttatcatattatcctcatttaattaataattttaattcttaatgtttggattaaccaatggcattttctggtattttgaatgtttcatcattctatgccttttgctttatatatatagataatatacatgtatatacatatgtatattatatatatatgatatatgatataatatgtgggtatatacatgtatatctgtatatatgtatataataataataatagtaataatatacttgtatatacatatgtaatatatgtgtatatatgtgtgtatatatatatatattataataataataataatatatgttattattattacaatataatatatggatGTTATATATTAGTGAGCATAGGACTAGTTAATCATTCCCTTCCACATGAGTTTATTATTCCCCTCCTAAGGAGGAGTTTTTTGGTGagcccggtattagcaatctcATTTAAGACTAGGATTGGattaaacaaacatgggactaaatttagtccaaaccAGTCCAAGCCAATCCTGTGTAACAAACGACCACTTGTGGTCTAGACTGTTACCGATTTCGATCATTTTGTCCAAGTTTCGTGAAAAATTTGCATGCGAGACTCAAGTGTAGGGGAGGGAGGAAAGATATTAGGGTTCAAATAGGACAATGGCGGGGGAGATTAGATCATGGTTGGATACAAGTAGGGCACGAATAATTTGGGTCAATTCAACAATATTGTCTGACCCAATCACAAATGGGGTGGGTTGGGTTGACTTAATAATGATCGGGTCTTGGATACAAGAAATCATAAACCGATATGTTTAGGTTGGGACCAAAATCTAGAGGTTGGCATAATTTCGAGTCAACCGACTGAACTGCTCAACTTGATCATAAGAGGGTTGGGTTTAGTCAAAGAAtatgagtcccacatcggaaactttactaaataaaatacaaaatataatgaatgtTTACACTACTAATATAACCTATGCATTTTGTAATAAAACCTCACACTTACTAGGCTTTGTAAGTGGTTAAATTGGGGACAATATCGGTGTTGTTAGTAATGGGCCGTTGGCTCATCTCTCTGAATTTAACAcggtatcagagcgggttgATTGACTAGGCTTGAATTGGGCTTTTACCCTTACTTAATACGTGGTGTTCACATATTAGGCTTGAATGTTTATCCCTACCCCATACCCAATAACTAGTGTTCACGTGTTGGGCTTAAATAATTGACTTTGATGTGGACTTGGCTCTACGTGTGACCCACTATGTGGTGATCCCACGTGATGGGgcgtgttgaagaatataagtctAACATTGGAaatttgactaaataaaataaaatatataataaatggtaCCACTACTAATATCACCGAggtcttttgtgataaaatctCACACCTACTGAGTtttgtaggtggttaagttggggacaatatcaATGTTGTTAATAGTGAGCCAATTACCTGTCTCTCTGAaatttaacatggtatcagagcgagTTTATTGTCTGGACCTGAATTACTGGGCCTTTACCCTTATCCCTTAGCCAACATGTAGTGTTCACATGTTGGGCTTGAATGTTTTACCCTTACCCCTTACCCAATACATGGTGTTCACGTGTTAAGCTTGAAAATTCGCCACACGTGCGGGAAAgtgttgagagtgtttgtcccacattAAAATGTTAAGGGACTAAGCTtaggtttataaggagttggggtACTCctccccattgccaattggttttggaatGGAACCTCCACTTTCTTCAGGTTTGCCTAATAATAAGCGGGTATTGGAcccaaaaaatcataaactgcTATGTATAAGTTTGATTACAAATTAGGAACAAAACTGACCTAACCTAACCTGTGCCATCCCAGATGCGAAACTGGGGTGGCAGCTAGATGTAATGGATGGCAGGTTAATATATGGTTGGCAGCTAATGATGTCCTTTATTGTTTCCCAAAAATTGATTTTGCCTATGCAACAGAATGTCTTGCATTGGTTAATATACACAAACTCTAGGACCTTGACTAAATTGAAAACACAATGATTGAGTCggtgaaaaagataaaataaggGCCAAAATAGGTATGTATTAACCTTCCATTGCCAACAAGTTACTTACAAACCCTAACTTTGCaaattatcttcttttttattttctaaaaaatcTTATTAGCTTAGGGCCGGTTTGAGATTGTTTCGGTAAGATTTCTCCTTATGAGAGCATTTTTATTAAATGGACattaaaattcttattaaaaaTTCAAGTGCTCATTGGAAAAGCAATTAGAAGTGTTTCCTAAAAAACCATCAAGAAAGTGCATCCTGAAGAATGACCTAACATGTGTTTCGCAAAACTAATTTAAGTGTTTAGTCATTCTGAAAATAATTTGGTGTGGAATATtgcttccttcatttttttaaaaggagatATTTCTCTTTCCTGCAAGTCATGGTTTGGCACATGTGCAAAAAtacttcataaaaaatactaggggtgggcatccggaccggaaaaccggaaaaccgaaccgaaccggtggaaaaaaaccggaaaaaaaaccggttgaccaaaaaagtcaacaaaccggaccggaaccggttccaaccggttccggttccggttttacatctctccgcaccggaccggaccgaaccggaccggtcatatattttatatttatatttttacaaaattttaaaatctaatgccatattttaacttttataatcactaattttccaagttcaacttcaaaaattttctaaatgtatgaattggattatttgttcatttttaagctaaaaaaataagttatttattataatttttttaataaaaaaatttaaaaaaaaaatttttttttttaaaaaaaataaaaaaaataaaaaattaataatccggttcaaaaccggaaccggtcagaaccggaccggaaccggttagaaccggaccggccggtttttgaaattttttttgcttaaaccggaccgaaccggaccggttaaaTAGTACCGGTTCGGTTCcggtttgaggtgagaaccggaccgaaccggaccgcgcccacccctaaaaaatacaaaaggaaaaacttttATACACATATCAAActaccattaacaaaaatttagaGGGGGGAAGTATTCACATGTTTCTCCTTAAGCTCGCCAACAAAGAACCATAATACATGAAATTCtgaaggaaatgaaaataGTGTGGTTCATTATGTAAATAACCAAGACTTGTAGGCCAAATTGTAGCGAATGTGGCATAAAGACAAAACCAATCACTAACTTACAGTTTTTTCCCACTGAGCTCAGAAAATCCAGCTGCTGCTGGATCAGCTCTGTATGTTCATCGTCCAAGTCAAAAATTTATGTCattctcaataaaaaaaatttaagtgaaaaattaatgaattggATAATATCCCATTAATTATACGAAATAACTACAAAGGCATGATGTAAGGTTCGTCTACTATTGGGACCCTCCTAATGTCCTTTTCTATTAGAGAAGACATGCCGGGTAGGAAGATATAAGAAGGGAAGGTTCGTAGGGCACCTTGGAAATGGAGGGTCTCTCTGGCATTATTGCTAGGGTAGAAGTCAGTCTCTCCCTTTAACACATggggcaagagagagagaaagagagtgcATATTCATTACGCATTTAAATCATTTTGATGGCCACATGTTGATATACGGACAGGCAAACCAGACTTAAATTTATGGAATGATACTTTGCAACCAATTTCGtaattcattttcttatacaagtgatattggaGACGGGAAATCAAACATGAAATTTTCTGGTGCAAGATAAATACTTTTAACCGTTTAACTACAAACttcttatataaataaataaaaattaggttTTGGCCAATGGTGCACATGGATTTGAGACTTGCAGACATTGGAACTGAAATGCTGATCTGACACAAGTACGTACTGCAGTATTGCGTGAAAGAAATGATAAAATTCTTTTCCGATGTGAACTCTTTCAGGGGAAGGTCAGGCAATGTTAGAGTTTTACTTTCACAAGTTTTGTAAAGTTTTCGAGGAAAGATGGAATTgcctttgattaattaatgatTTGAAAGCACATGCAGAATAATTAAATAACTACATATCATCAATAAATAGATTATCCACTCATTTTtattccccccccccccctcttcCTCAAATCATAGGTGGACGACCGACACTAAATAATAAGCATATAGATAAGGCAAAATCAGAGATGAGGCCTTCTTGATATTTtatcaattattaattaagattttaTTTCAGTTTTCCTTTGAAAAACATCCACCCGTCTTATGATCAAATTTCTAATTCAATCAATTTTTGCTAATATATTTGGTTAAGAAGTGAGATAGAGAGAATTGTGCATTCCACCGCACCAGAAAAACTTTTCTCGTAGATGTATCCTCAATAATTTTATGTTTGGAGAGGACGTTTGAGCAATAGCTAGGGTGTGCTAAGTACCCACTATAATGAAAAGAGGGGTGGGCACAGTTTTGGAAAAATTGGCAAATATGCTAGCAGATTGAAGAGCACCCGAAATGCACTTGTTTgtaaatgaaaggaaaaagaaaacaacgtGCTTGAGGGACTTTTCAATCACACTGTAAAAAATGCTcaaaatgcacaagtctatgtgcccaaataataaaagattcGTGCTAAAATTGCTACAATAGTTTTAATGGAGTTGCATGATCTTAACGACCTATTAGCTCTTAGTCtagtgatatttttttttcgaaaAAGTCTCAAATTCGaatattctcttttttattaataaaaaaatacatgaataaAATCAATGTACGGCTCTAGGACTCACAAGAAGGAATGTTCCCAGCTTCAAAATTATGGACAATATCATTCAAGGCAAATCATTTCACCACCGACATCAACTCATTTGTTCCTTATTAGTTTATTCCCACCGAGCTCAGAAGATATCCAACTGCAAGATTATTTCAAATACTCGCTTCCTCCTGCAAATGCTTTCATCATGTCACGATTGGGCGATTTAAATTGATCCTCAGCATTGCTTaccctaaaaataaaacaaaaatacatttCTTATAGTtgggaaattaaaaataaatgaattttaaaaaaaaaaggaaaggaaaagcaTAGCATGTGAATTGGACAGTGAGGGCATTTTCAAGGGGTGACAAAAGTCGTTTTTCAATCAGTCAACTGAAAGTGGTGAAGCAAGTGGAAAGGGACTGGCAATGGGGCTTCTCTGGATATTGTGGAGACTACAGGTTTGTTTTCCATTATATTGTCGGTAGACAAATAGTCGAATACTATAGTCGATGTCAAGTGAGAACTTAATCTCGTGGCGGatcctttaaataaatttattaatattcTGAGAGTTGTTAAatgtttgaattgaaaagagaaataaacGTAAAAGTGGAATGCAATCCCAGCCTTCCAAAGTGCTTAAATCCAACGATGTATAATGTGTGTCctctcctatatatatattccactaGCTTCAAACttcttatatataatatatgactTAAGATAGTGATTATGGACTTTTGTTAACTTAATCCATTCTTGAGTCGTTTTAATTAACTCAAATAGCATGAATGGATAGAGACTCCAAGGTAATTAATATAAGTTAATCTCTCAACAAGGAACATTAAAAAGACCTATATGTGTTTCCttaccagaaaaagaaatttgttattaaaccaaaaggaaaaaaaaaattacgaaAATGAAATAGAGTTGCTTTGTGGTTGG
This window encodes:
- the LOC18793895 gene encoding UDP-glucuronate 4-epimerase 6, yielding MASPPDTSKTIKLERYNSYLRRVNSTKLLNASSKLLFRATLLVALVLIFFFTINYPPLSDHMGGGAHHVHTTHNFLSSAFYGGGVGGTAWEKQVRHSSTPKRPNGMSVLVTGAAGFVGTHCSLALKKRGDGVLGLDNFNSYYDPSLKRARQALLKRHEVFVVEGDLNDEPLLTKLFDVVPFTHILHLAAQAGVRYAMQNPQSYVSSNIAGFVNLLEVAKRANPQPSIVWASSSSVYGLNTENPFSELHRTDQPASLYAATKKAGEEIAHTYNHIYGLALTGLRFFTVYGPWGRPDMAYFFFTKDILQGKPIDVYKTVDDKEVARDFTYIDDVVKGCLGALDTAEKSTGSGGKKKGPAQLRIYNLGNTSPVPVGKLVSILEGLLGTKAKKHVIKMPRNGDVPYTHANVSLAYKDFGYKPTTDLASGLRKFVKWYVSYYGIDTRVKREMDINKKSSQQTEESG